DNA sequence from the Burkholderia pyrrocinia genome:
GCAAAGGCAATCGTTTGCGATCGCGCGCCGCCGCGGGCACCGCGTGCCGGCACGCTCGACGACGACCACAGCACGTTCGTCCACATGTCGAGCGCGCGCGCGTCCCGGTAGCGGCCGCGCGTGTCGGGCAGCGTGACGAGCACGGGTTCGGCGGCGACGTCGAGCCAGCCGGTCGAGTCGAGCGTGTCGACGCCCGGCAGCGGCGGATTGACCGCGCCGACCGGCGGCAGCGCCTGCGCGTGGCGCAGCGTGTTGAGCGGCGCCTGCCCCGGTTGCGCGCCGTCGCCGCCCGTCGCCGCTTCCTTCGCGACGTCCATCAGCACGAGCGGATACGCATAGATATAGGAGTCGGCGACTTCCGCACGCATCCAGCCGGTTTTCCGCTGGATCGCATCGGGTTGCGATGCGCATCCCGCAAGCAACGCCGCCATGGCCAGCGACGCGCACGCGCGCCGCAGAGAAACTGATTCTCGTTGGTTTTCAATCATCGATTACTGGCCGAATATCGTTCTTTTCAGTCGACGCCTTGTTCGACTCGCGAACGGCGAAAACAAGGCACGTCAGCTTGCCCGCATGACCGTCTCGCTACGGTGGGCGCTGGTATCAGGCCGGTATCATAGCGCCTAAGGACATCCCCCAATATGCCGAATAGAGGACGGAACGGTAATCGCACTGTCGACGAATTCGAAACATTTCGCGCAATTCGCCAAAAAAATGGATTATCGAAGCGACGCCGACACGTGCTGGAACGATCCCGAGGCAGAGAGGCCCGCGGTTCGGATTGACGGATGGTGTCATTATTGACACCATCCGTTACGGCAAGCGAATGGAAGATCCTCGAGCAAATGAGGCGCGAGCCCGCCAATCCGGTTCAAGCCATGCCACCTCAAGACACCGTGGCAAGGCGATCCACGACTGAATATCCAGAATGATCGCGGGAAAGCAAAGGCGTATCGGGTGCGGCAGGTTCTCGACGCGATCGATCGACTGAAGGAACAGAAATCATGACCCAAGACCACTTTACGTACCGCGTAACGTGGTCCCCGGAGGACGGGGAGCATGTCGGCCTCTGCGCGGAGTTCCCGTCTCTTTCATGGCTCGACGAAACGCCGGAAGGCGCGCTGGCCGGCATTCGCCGGCTCGTCGCCAATGTCGTGCGCGACATGGCCGCGAACGGAGAGAAGGTGCCCGAGCCGATCGCCGATCGAACCTACAGCGGTGAATTCAAAGTTCGCATCCCTCCGCAGGCGCACCGCGCGCTGGTGATCCAGGCCGCCGAACAAGGCGTCAGCCTGAATCGTCTCGCTAGCGCCAAGCTCTGCGCCTGATCGCGCAATCGAGCGCAAATGCATGACCGCCCGGCTGCCCGTCTGGAAGCCGGGCGTTGGCTTTTCCGGGCCGTAACAACCGGTGCGCATCGAAAGCGTCGCCCCCTTGACCTTCCCATCATGGGAATGTTGATACTGGGATCATTCGCGGCACGAACCGCGCTTTTGGGGAATCCAACATGACTGAACCACTTGCCTCCGCAGCGCTGCAAACCATCGAACTGAGCGTCGACGGCATGCATTGCGGCGGCTGCAC
Encoded proteins:
- a CDS encoding type II toxin-antitoxin system HicB family antitoxin → MTQDHFTYRVTWSPEDGEHVGLCAEFPSLSWLDETPEGALAGIRRLVANVVRDMAANGEKVPEPIADRTYSGEFKVRIPPQAHRALVIQAAEQGVSLNRLASAKLCA